The Halomonas denitrificans DNA window CCCTTGCGATGGAAATCACCCTCGAGGCCGTGGCCGATCGCCTCGTGCAGCAGCACGCCGGGCCAACCCGGTCCGAGCACGACGGTCATCTGGCCGGCCGGGGCGTCCTCGGCGCCGAGGTTCAGGGTGGCCTGGCGGACCGCCTCGCCGGCGAGGCGCTGCCAGGCGTCGGCCTGCATCAGTTCGTCCAGCGCGTAGCGACCGCCGCCCCCGGCATTGCCCGATTCGCGCCGATCGCCTTCCTCGGCGATCACCCGGACGTCGAGCCGGACCAGCGGCCGCACGTCGCCGGCGCGGGTGCCGTCGCTGGCCGCGATCAGCACCGACTCGTACTGGCAGGCGAGCGAAACGTTGACCTGGCTGACGCGCGGATCCAGCGAACGGGCGTAGGCGTCGATCGTGCGCAGCAGGTCGACCTTGTCGGCCGAGCCGCGCGCCGCGATCGGATCGTCCGGCGAGTACAGCGCCGGCGCCTGCACCGGGCTCGCCACCGGAAGGCTGCCGGAGCTTCCACTGCGAGCGATCGAGCGGGCGCTGCCGGCGGCCTCCATCAGGGCCGGCAGGTTGATCGTGTCGGCGTAGGCGAAGCCCGTACCGGTGCCGACGATCGCCCGCACTCCGACCCCCTGGTCGATGTGGAAGCCGCCGGCCTTGACGATGCCGTCCTCCAGGCTCCAGGTCTCGGTCCGGCGATGCTGGAAATACAGGTCGCCGAGATCCACCGCGCCGGCCACCAGCCGGCCCAGCACGCGGTCGAGATCGTCCGGCTGGAGCTCGGCCGGGGTCAGGAGATGTTCGGTCGCCAGTTGCAGCATGTCGTCAGGGTACTCGTATGGTGCCAGTCGTCGAGGCAGTCGCAGCGGCGTTGGTCGCCGCCAGTCAAAGAAATTCCTTGTGTGTCCACGGATGAACGCAGATGAACACTGATGAACGAACCGGTGAAACAATGATCTTTCGATTCAGCGCCGAGCTTCGGCAAGGATTCGATCCTCGTCCGGACTCCCGAGCCCATGGGGCGGATTTTCCGGGTCTTGCGAGACCGATCGATTTCTTGATCGAGAGCCGATCATCCGAACCACGACACCGACATTATCCGTGTTGATCCGTGTTCATCTGTGGACTAAACATCGTTAATCGCGCTCTCGATCGCGCCGAATCCAGATATCCGGGCAATGGCCGCCGATTCAACCACCCTCGGCAGTCCCGGGCGGTGATTCCGGCTCCGGCAGGCTTTCGACGCCGCGGGCGCTGACCGGCACCAGCACCGGGTCGTCCCAGGGACCGGTCACCGTGTACTGGACCTCGGAAATCCCGCGCAGCGGCTTGTCGAGCAGCTGCTGCAGCGCCGCGCCGGCCGCGGCGCCGATCGGGCCGCCGGTCAGCGCGCCGATGATCGGCAGGGTCGAGCCGACGCCGGGCTGAACGATCAGGGTCTGGTCGTAGGTCTGCTCGGCCAGGTCCGTTTCGCCACGGATCTGCACGATCGCTGCCGGCGCCTCGATCACCAGGTCGTCGGTCACCGCGCGGCCCTGGGCCAGTTCGAAATG harbors:
- the tldD gene encoding metalloprotease TldD → MLQLATEHLLTPAELQPDDLDRVLGRLVAGAVDLGDLYFQHRRTETWSLEDGIVKAGGFHIDQGVGVRAIVGTGTGFAYADTINLPALMEAAGSARSIARSGSSGSLPVASPVQAPALYSPDDPIAARGSADKVDLLRTIDAYARSLDPRVSQVNVSLACQYESVLIAASDGTRAGDVRPLVRLDVRVIAEEGDRRESGNAGGGGRYALDELMQADAWQRLAGEAVRQATLNLGAEDAPAGQMTVVLGPGWPGVLLHEAIGHGLEGDFHRKGISAFNGRIGERVATEHCTVVDDGTLPGRRGSLSIDDEGTPTSCTTLIENGRLTGLMQDKLNARAMGMKPTGNGRRESFAHVPMPRMTNTYMRPGDHDPEEILASVDDGIYAVNFNGGQVDITSGKFVFVASEAYRVKNGKVGAPLKGATLIGNGPDVLTRVSMVGNDLELDAGVGVCGKDGQGVPVGVGQPTLKIDGLTVGGTA